One window of Athalia rosae chromosome 2, iyAthRosa1.1, whole genome shotgun sequence genomic DNA carries:
- the LOC105683083 gene encoding catenin delta-2 isoform X4, which translates to MSNNQLVDSCLLVNRRIEQRQEHNVTRTEITQRRVLQEKGPDMPQYTGQNDTDYHGSNGQADNHSLHSSHLSVQEDPLLMRSHKQQTSQQVTTVTKVVREVSHMEPDSSAVSYMSVPLLPQDYQHADPRYQADPYAVGFEHYDGYLGYPSQPGYAGPHGLYMQRPHSPHSPHSPSEHSHASPPHEYLRKSGPYLEAGYNDMEPGLNPGIQDHYRITPSPGGPGDQYDQISNSWNMDDSGEPSQHPHDEAKVAYGYVSPSPYGPVGYGPGVVGVGSVGVPGDVPVGYEEGHPVPLSTGGVPPGMFEDDVHIQRLQARHPVVQGMASPLDDDQKSTRWRDPNLSEVIGFLSNPNNVIKANAAAYLQHLCYMDDPNKQKTRSLGGIPPLVQLLNHDSPDVYRNACGALRNLSYGRQNDENKRAIKNAGGVPALINLLRRTSDADIKELVTGVLWNLSSCEDLKRSIIDDGVTMVVNNIIIPHSGWDPNSSSGETCWSTVFRNASGVLRNVSSAGEYARKKLRECDGLVDALLYVVRSAIEKSNIGNKIVENCVCILRNLSYRCQEVEDPNYDKHPIQSTVQNRVSAPAKGENLGCFGGSKKKKDGQPVQKEATTSRTTNPRNEPVKGMELLWQPEVVQSYLSLLHTCSNPETLEAAAGALQNLAACYWQPSIEMRAAVRKEKGLPILVELLRMEVDRVVCAVATALRNLAIDQRNKELIGKYAMRDLIQKLPSGNNQHDQGTSDDTIAAVLATLNEVIKKNAEFSRSLLDAGGVERLMNITRQRQKYTPRVLKFAGQVLFTMWQHQELRDVYKKHGWKEQDFVTKTVAARNSGPNSPNNANSYDCSTLNRPMASQGSTRYEDRTMQRPTQNSNNVARPTMYQQNEELAMSDMQYPKQSSVHAPPAGGVCVFPSIPQPKPGEPLYAQVNLEKKKKRQYEMGAGQVQGVQGSVVQGGSLVPGGTGNSAQWVRDGVGIQEQPLPTTASLPPSTTAATAGDSWV; encoded by the exons AAAACGACACCGACTACCATGGCAGCAACGGACAAGCAGACAACCATTCCCTGCACTCTTCACATTTGTCTGTACAAGAAGATCCGTTGCTCATGCGCTCACACAAGCAGCAAACCTCTCAGCAG GTTACAACGGTGACGAAAGTTGTTCGTGAAGTTTCTCACATGGAGCCAGATTCCAGTGCAGTTAGTTACATGTCAGTACCACTATTGCCCCAAGATTATCAGCATGCAGATCCCAGGTATCAAGCTGACCCGTATGCAGTAGGGTTTGAGCATTACGATGGATACCTCGGGTACCCTTCCCAACCCGGATATGCTGGACCACATGGACTCTACATGCAGAGACCACATTCACCTCATAGCCCACATAGCCCGTCCGAGCACAGCCACGCTTCTCCACCTCACG aatatttgagaaaatctGGACCCTACTTGGAGGCGGGTTACAACGATATGGAACCAGGTCTGAATCCAGGAATACAAGATCATTATCGCATCACCCCGAGTCCTGGTGGGCCTGGAGATCAATATG ATCAAATCAGCAACTCCTGGAACATGGATGATTCTGGAGAACCTTCTCAACATCCTCATG ACGAGGCTAAAGTTGCATATGGCTACGTTTCCCCCTCTCCGTATGGTCCCGTAGGTTATGGCCCAGGTGTCGTGGGTGTTGGTTCAGTTGGTGTGCCAGGTGACGTTCCAGTTGGTTATGAAGAAGGCCACCCGGTGCCTTTATCCACCGGTGGCGTGCCACCAGGGATGTTTGAGGATGATGTCCACATCCAACGGTTGCAAGCACGGCATCCGGTGGTTCAAGGGATGGCAAGTCCACTCGATGACGATCAGAAATCGACGCGATGGAGGGATCCAAACTTGTCGGAGGTTATCGGCTTCCTGAGCAATCCCAATAACGTGATAAAGGCAAACGCAGCAGCTTATTTGCAGCACTTATGTTACATGGACGATCCTAACAAGCAGAAGACACGTAGTCTCGGCGGAATACCGCCATTGGTTCAACTTCTGAACCACGATAGCCCTGATGTCTATAGAAACGCATGCGGAGCTCTGAGAAATCTCTCTTACGGGCGGCAGAACGATGAGAATAAAAGAGCCATTAAAAATGCAGGTGGCGTTCCGGCACTTATTAATTTACTGCGACGAACGTCAGACGCCGATATCAAAGAACTTGTTACGGGAGTTTTATGGAATTTATCTTCGTGTGAA GACCTGAAGCGATCGATAATTGATGACGGAGTAACTATGGTAgtcaataatataattatcccGCACAGTGGTTGGGATCCAAATTCTTCCAGCGGCGAAACTTGTTGGTCAACTGTATTCAGAAATGCTTCAGGAGTGCTCAGAAATGTATCGAGTGCCGGCGAATAcgccagaaaaaaattgagggagtGTGACGGTTTGGTAGACGCATTGCTCTACGTTGTTAGATCCGCTATTGAGAAATCAAACataggaaataaaattgtagaaaattgtGTCTGcattttgagaaatttgagCTACAGATGTCAAGAAGTTGAAGATCCAAACTATGACAAACATCCCATACAATCGACAGTGCAAAACAGAGTCTCCGCACCAGCGAAAG GGGAGAATCTGGGCTGTTTTGGGGgtagtaaaaagaagaaggacgGACAACCCGTTCAGAAAGAAGCAACCACATCTCGGACGACAAATCCAAGAAATGAGCCCGTAAAAGGGATGGAATTGCTCTGGCAACCGGAAGTAGTTCAATCTTATCTGAGTTTGTTGCACACGTGTTCGAATCCTGAAACCCTTGAGGCGGCAGCAGGAGCTTTGCAAAATCTCGCAGCCTGCTACTGGCAGCCGAGTATCGAGATGCGAGCAGCcgttagaaaagaaaaaggtctTCCGATATTGGTGGAACTCCTTAGGATGGAAGTCGACAGGGTCGTATGTGCAGTTGCGACAGCCTTAAGAAATCTGGCAATAGATCAACGTAACAAAGAACTCATAGGGAAATACGCGATGAGAGATCTCATTCAGAAATTACCTTCCGGTAATAATCAGCATGACCAGGGTACCAGTGATGACACGATAGCCGCCGTTTTGGCAACTCTTAATGAAGTTATTAAAAAGAATGCAGAGTTTTCAAGATCCCTACTAGACGCCGGCGGTGTAGAAAGACTCATGAACATCACTCGACAGAGGCAGAAGTACACGCCTAGAGTTCTCAAATTCGCAG GACAAGTATTGTTTACAATGTGGCAGCACCAGGAATTAAGGGACGTGTATAAAAAGCATGGCTGGAAGGAACAAGATTTTGTTACCAAAACAGTAGCAGCTCGAAACTCTGGACCCAATTCTCCTAACAATGCAAATAG CTATGATTGTAGCACTCTCAATCGACCAATGGCGAGTCAAGGGAGCACGCGCTACGAAGATCGAACGATGCAGAGGCCTACTCAAAACTCTAACAATGTCGCACGGCCTACAATGTATCAGCAG AATGAGGAGTTGGCGATGTCGGATATGCAGTACCCAAAGCAGAGCAGCGTTCACGCACCACCAGCTGGAGGAGTTTGCGTATTTCCCTCGATTCCA CAGCCAAAACCCGGTGAGCCGCTCTATGCGCAAGTTAacttggagaagaaaaagaaacggcagTATGAGATGGGGGCGGGTCAGGTTCAGGGCGTTCAAGGGTCGGTGGTTCAGGGTGGGTCGCTTGTTCCGGGCGGAACCGGAAACTCCGCGCAATGGGTGAGGGATGGCGTTGGTATTCAAGAACAACCTTTACCTACAACAGCCAGTTTACCTCCTAGTACTACGGCGGCAACAGCCGGTGATTCTTGGGTGTAA
- the LOC105683083 gene encoding catenin delta-2 isoform X1 produces MSNNQLVDSCLLVNRRIEQRQEHNVTRTEITQRRVLQEKGPDMPQYTGQNDTDYHGSNGQADNHSLHSSHLSVQEDPLLMRSHKQQTSQQVTTVTKVVREVSHMEPDSSAVSYMSVPLLPQDYQHADPRYQADPYAVGFEHYDGYLGYPSQPGYAGPHGLYMQRPHSPHSPHSPSEHSHASPPHEYLRKSGPYLEAGYNDMEPGLNPGIQDHYRITPSPGGPGDQYALLTDQISNSWNMDDSGEPSQHPHDEAKVAYGYVSPSPYGPVGYGPGVVGVGSVGVPGDVPVGYEEGHPVPLSTGGVPPGMFEDDVHIQRLQARHPVVQGMASPLDDDQKSTRWRDPNLSEVIGFLSNPNNVIKANAAAYLQHLCYMDDPNKQKTRSLGGIPPLVQLLNHDSPDVYRNACGALRNLSYGRQNDENKRAIKNAGGVPALINLLRRTSDADIKELVTGVLWNLSSCEDLKRSIIDDGVTMVVNNIIIPHSGWDPNSSSGETCWSTVFRNASGVLRNVSSAGEYARKKLRECDGLVDALLYVVRSAIEKSNIGNKIVENCVCILRNLSYRCQEVEDPNYDKHPIQSTVQNRVSAPAKGENLGCFGGSKKKKDGQPVQKEATTSRTTNPRNEPVKGMELLWQPEVVQSYLSLLHTCSNPETLEAAAGALQNLAACYWQPSIEMRAAVRKEKGLPILVELLRMEVDRVVCAVATALRNLAIDQRNKELIGKYAMRDLIQKLPSGNNQHDQGTSDDTIAAVLATLNEVIKKNAEFSRSLLDAGGVERLMNITRQRQKYTPRVLKFAGQVLFTMWQHQELRDVYKKHGWKEQDFVTKTVAARNSGPNSPNNANSYDCSTLNRPMASQGSTRYEDRTMQRPTQNSNNVARPTMYQQNEELAMSDMQYPKQSSVHAPPAGGVCVFPSIPQPKPGEPLYAQVNLEKKKKRQYEMGAGQVQGVQGSVVQGGSLVPGGTGNSAQWVRDGVGIQEQPLPTTASLPPSTTAATAGDSWV; encoded by the exons AAAACGACACCGACTACCATGGCAGCAACGGACAAGCAGACAACCATTCCCTGCACTCTTCACATTTGTCTGTACAAGAAGATCCGTTGCTCATGCGCTCACACAAGCAGCAAACCTCTCAGCAG GTTACAACGGTGACGAAAGTTGTTCGTGAAGTTTCTCACATGGAGCCAGATTCCAGTGCAGTTAGTTACATGTCAGTACCACTATTGCCCCAAGATTATCAGCATGCAGATCCCAGGTATCAAGCTGACCCGTATGCAGTAGGGTTTGAGCATTACGATGGATACCTCGGGTACCCTTCCCAACCCGGATATGCTGGACCACATGGACTCTACATGCAGAGACCACATTCACCTCATAGCCCACATAGCCCGTCCGAGCACAGCCACGCTTCTCCACCTCACG aatatttgagaaaatctGGACCCTACTTGGAGGCGGGTTACAACGATATGGAACCAGGTCTGAATCCAGGAATACAAGATCATTATCGCATCACCCCGAGTCCTGGTGGGCCTGGAGATCAATATG CTTTGCTTACAGATCAAATCAGCAACTCCTGGAACATGGATGATTCTGGAGAACCTTCTCAACATCCTCATG ACGAGGCTAAAGTTGCATATGGCTACGTTTCCCCCTCTCCGTATGGTCCCGTAGGTTATGGCCCAGGTGTCGTGGGTGTTGGTTCAGTTGGTGTGCCAGGTGACGTTCCAGTTGGTTATGAAGAAGGCCACCCGGTGCCTTTATCCACCGGTGGCGTGCCACCAGGGATGTTTGAGGATGATGTCCACATCCAACGGTTGCAAGCACGGCATCCGGTGGTTCAAGGGATGGCAAGTCCACTCGATGACGATCAGAAATCGACGCGATGGAGGGATCCAAACTTGTCGGAGGTTATCGGCTTCCTGAGCAATCCCAATAACGTGATAAAGGCAAACGCAGCAGCTTATTTGCAGCACTTATGTTACATGGACGATCCTAACAAGCAGAAGACACGTAGTCTCGGCGGAATACCGCCATTGGTTCAACTTCTGAACCACGATAGCCCTGATGTCTATAGAAACGCATGCGGAGCTCTGAGAAATCTCTCTTACGGGCGGCAGAACGATGAGAATAAAAGAGCCATTAAAAATGCAGGTGGCGTTCCGGCACTTATTAATTTACTGCGACGAACGTCAGACGCCGATATCAAAGAACTTGTTACGGGAGTTTTATGGAATTTATCTTCGTGTGAA GACCTGAAGCGATCGATAATTGATGACGGAGTAACTATGGTAgtcaataatataattatcccGCACAGTGGTTGGGATCCAAATTCTTCCAGCGGCGAAACTTGTTGGTCAACTGTATTCAGAAATGCTTCAGGAGTGCTCAGAAATGTATCGAGTGCCGGCGAATAcgccagaaaaaaattgagggagtGTGACGGTTTGGTAGACGCATTGCTCTACGTTGTTAGATCCGCTATTGAGAAATCAAACataggaaataaaattgtagaaaattgtGTCTGcattttgagaaatttgagCTACAGATGTCAAGAAGTTGAAGATCCAAACTATGACAAACATCCCATACAATCGACAGTGCAAAACAGAGTCTCCGCACCAGCGAAAG GGGAGAATCTGGGCTGTTTTGGGGgtagtaaaaagaagaaggacgGACAACCCGTTCAGAAAGAAGCAACCACATCTCGGACGACAAATCCAAGAAATGAGCCCGTAAAAGGGATGGAATTGCTCTGGCAACCGGAAGTAGTTCAATCTTATCTGAGTTTGTTGCACACGTGTTCGAATCCTGAAACCCTTGAGGCGGCAGCAGGAGCTTTGCAAAATCTCGCAGCCTGCTACTGGCAGCCGAGTATCGAGATGCGAGCAGCcgttagaaaagaaaaaggtctTCCGATATTGGTGGAACTCCTTAGGATGGAAGTCGACAGGGTCGTATGTGCAGTTGCGACAGCCTTAAGAAATCTGGCAATAGATCAACGTAACAAAGAACTCATAGGGAAATACGCGATGAGAGATCTCATTCAGAAATTACCTTCCGGTAATAATCAGCATGACCAGGGTACCAGTGATGACACGATAGCCGCCGTTTTGGCAACTCTTAATGAAGTTATTAAAAAGAATGCAGAGTTTTCAAGATCCCTACTAGACGCCGGCGGTGTAGAAAGACTCATGAACATCACTCGACAGAGGCAGAAGTACACGCCTAGAGTTCTCAAATTCGCAG GACAAGTATTGTTTACAATGTGGCAGCACCAGGAATTAAGGGACGTGTATAAAAAGCATGGCTGGAAGGAACAAGATTTTGTTACCAAAACAGTAGCAGCTCGAAACTCTGGACCCAATTCTCCTAACAATGCAAATAG CTATGATTGTAGCACTCTCAATCGACCAATGGCGAGTCAAGGGAGCACGCGCTACGAAGATCGAACGATGCAGAGGCCTACTCAAAACTCTAACAATGTCGCACGGCCTACAATGTATCAGCAG AATGAGGAGTTGGCGATGTCGGATATGCAGTACCCAAAGCAGAGCAGCGTTCACGCACCACCAGCTGGAGGAGTTTGCGTATTTCCCTCGATTCCA CAGCCAAAACCCGGTGAGCCGCTCTATGCGCAAGTTAacttggagaagaaaaagaaacggcagTATGAGATGGGGGCGGGTCAGGTTCAGGGCGTTCAAGGGTCGGTGGTTCAGGGTGGGTCGCTTGTTCCGGGCGGAACCGGAAACTCCGCGCAATGGGTGAGGGATGGCGTTGGTATTCAAGAACAACCTTTACCTACAACAGCCAGTTTACCTCCTAGTACTACGGCGGCAACAGCCGGTGATTCTTGGGTGTAA
- the LOC105683083 gene encoding catenin delta-2 isoform X5 codes for MSNNQLVDSCLRVLQEKGPDMPQYTGQNDTDYHGSNGQADNHSLHSSHLSVQEDPLLMRSHKQQTSQQVTTVTKVVREVSHMEPDSSAVSYMSVPLLPQDYQHADPRYQADPYAVGFEHYDGYLGYPSQPGYAGPHGLYMQRPHSPHSPHSPSEHSHASPPHEYLRKSGPYLEAGYNDMEPGLNPGIQDHYRITPSPGGPGDQYALLTDQISNSWNMDDSGEPSQHPHDEAKVAYGYVSPSPYGPVGYGPGVVGVGSVGVPGDVPVGYEEGHPVPLSTGGVPPGMFEDDVHIQRLQARHPVVQGMASPLDDDQKSTRWRDPNLSEVIGFLSNPNNVIKANAAAYLQHLCYMDDPNKQKTRSLGGIPPLVQLLNHDSPDVYRNACGALRNLSYGRQNDENKRAIKNAGGVPALINLLRRTSDADIKELVTGVLWNLSSCEDLKRSIIDDGVTMVVNNIIIPHSGWDPNSSSGETCWSTVFRNASGVLRNVSSAGEYARKKLRECDGLVDALLYVVRSAIEKSNIGNKIVENCVCILRNLSYRCQEVEDPNYDKHPIQSTVQNRVSAPAKGENLGCFGGSKKKKDGQPVQKEATTSRTTNPRNEPVKGMELLWQPEVVQSYLSLLHTCSNPETLEAAAGALQNLAACYWQPSIEMRAAVRKEKGLPILVELLRMEVDRVVCAVATALRNLAIDQRNKELIGKYAMRDLIQKLPSGNNQHDQGTSDDTIAAVLATLNEVIKKNAEFSRSLLDAGGVERLMNITRQRQKYTPRVLKFAGQVLFTMWQHQELRDVYKKHGWKEQDFVTKTVAARNSGPNSPNNANSYDCSTLNRPMASQGSTRYEDRTMQRPTQNSNNVARPTMYQQNEELAMSDMQYPKQSSVHAPPAGGVCVFPSIPQPKPGEPLYAQVNLEKKKKRQYEMGAGQVQGVQGSVVQGGSLVPGGTGNSAQWVRDGVGIQEQPLPTTASLPPSTTAATAGDSWV; via the exons AAAACGACACCGACTACCATGGCAGCAACGGACAAGCAGACAACCATTCCCTGCACTCTTCACATTTGTCTGTACAAGAAGATCCGTTGCTCATGCGCTCACACAAGCAGCAAACCTCTCAGCAG GTTACAACGGTGACGAAAGTTGTTCGTGAAGTTTCTCACATGGAGCCAGATTCCAGTGCAGTTAGTTACATGTCAGTACCACTATTGCCCCAAGATTATCAGCATGCAGATCCCAGGTATCAAGCTGACCCGTATGCAGTAGGGTTTGAGCATTACGATGGATACCTCGGGTACCCTTCCCAACCCGGATATGCTGGACCACATGGACTCTACATGCAGAGACCACATTCACCTCATAGCCCACATAGCCCGTCCGAGCACAGCCACGCTTCTCCACCTCACG aatatttgagaaaatctGGACCCTACTTGGAGGCGGGTTACAACGATATGGAACCAGGTCTGAATCCAGGAATACAAGATCATTATCGCATCACCCCGAGTCCTGGTGGGCCTGGAGATCAATATG CTTTGCTTACAGATCAAATCAGCAACTCCTGGAACATGGATGATTCTGGAGAACCTTCTCAACATCCTCATG ACGAGGCTAAAGTTGCATATGGCTACGTTTCCCCCTCTCCGTATGGTCCCGTAGGTTATGGCCCAGGTGTCGTGGGTGTTGGTTCAGTTGGTGTGCCAGGTGACGTTCCAGTTGGTTATGAAGAAGGCCACCCGGTGCCTTTATCCACCGGTGGCGTGCCACCAGGGATGTTTGAGGATGATGTCCACATCCAACGGTTGCAAGCACGGCATCCGGTGGTTCAAGGGATGGCAAGTCCACTCGATGACGATCAGAAATCGACGCGATGGAGGGATCCAAACTTGTCGGAGGTTATCGGCTTCCTGAGCAATCCCAATAACGTGATAAAGGCAAACGCAGCAGCTTATTTGCAGCACTTATGTTACATGGACGATCCTAACAAGCAGAAGACACGTAGTCTCGGCGGAATACCGCCATTGGTTCAACTTCTGAACCACGATAGCCCTGATGTCTATAGAAACGCATGCGGAGCTCTGAGAAATCTCTCTTACGGGCGGCAGAACGATGAGAATAAAAGAGCCATTAAAAATGCAGGTGGCGTTCCGGCACTTATTAATTTACTGCGACGAACGTCAGACGCCGATATCAAAGAACTTGTTACGGGAGTTTTATGGAATTTATCTTCGTGTGAA GACCTGAAGCGATCGATAATTGATGACGGAGTAACTATGGTAgtcaataatataattatcccGCACAGTGGTTGGGATCCAAATTCTTCCAGCGGCGAAACTTGTTGGTCAACTGTATTCAGAAATGCTTCAGGAGTGCTCAGAAATGTATCGAGTGCCGGCGAATAcgccagaaaaaaattgagggagtGTGACGGTTTGGTAGACGCATTGCTCTACGTTGTTAGATCCGCTATTGAGAAATCAAACataggaaataaaattgtagaaaattgtGTCTGcattttgagaaatttgagCTACAGATGTCAAGAAGTTGAAGATCCAAACTATGACAAACATCCCATACAATCGACAGTGCAAAACAGAGTCTCCGCACCAGCGAAAG GGGAGAATCTGGGCTGTTTTGGGGgtagtaaaaagaagaaggacgGACAACCCGTTCAGAAAGAAGCAACCACATCTCGGACGACAAATCCAAGAAATGAGCCCGTAAAAGGGATGGAATTGCTCTGGCAACCGGAAGTAGTTCAATCTTATCTGAGTTTGTTGCACACGTGTTCGAATCCTGAAACCCTTGAGGCGGCAGCAGGAGCTTTGCAAAATCTCGCAGCCTGCTACTGGCAGCCGAGTATCGAGATGCGAGCAGCcgttagaaaagaaaaaggtctTCCGATATTGGTGGAACTCCTTAGGATGGAAGTCGACAGGGTCGTATGTGCAGTTGCGACAGCCTTAAGAAATCTGGCAATAGATCAACGTAACAAAGAACTCATAGGGAAATACGCGATGAGAGATCTCATTCAGAAATTACCTTCCGGTAATAATCAGCATGACCAGGGTACCAGTGATGACACGATAGCCGCCGTTTTGGCAACTCTTAATGAAGTTATTAAAAAGAATGCAGAGTTTTCAAGATCCCTACTAGACGCCGGCGGTGTAGAAAGACTCATGAACATCACTCGACAGAGGCAGAAGTACACGCCTAGAGTTCTCAAATTCGCAG GACAAGTATTGTTTACAATGTGGCAGCACCAGGAATTAAGGGACGTGTATAAAAAGCATGGCTGGAAGGAACAAGATTTTGTTACCAAAACAGTAGCAGCTCGAAACTCTGGACCCAATTCTCCTAACAATGCAAATAG CTATGATTGTAGCACTCTCAATCGACCAATGGCGAGTCAAGGGAGCACGCGCTACGAAGATCGAACGATGCAGAGGCCTACTCAAAACTCTAACAATGTCGCACGGCCTACAATGTATCAGCAG AATGAGGAGTTGGCGATGTCGGATATGCAGTACCCAAAGCAGAGCAGCGTTCACGCACCACCAGCTGGAGGAGTTTGCGTATTTCCCTCGATTCCA CAGCCAAAACCCGGTGAGCCGCTCTATGCGCAAGTTAacttggagaagaaaaagaaacggcagTATGAGATGGGGGCGGGTCAGGTTCAGGGCGTTCAAGGGTCGGTGGTTCAGGGTGGGTCGCTTGTTCCGGGCGGAACCGGAAACTCCGCGCAATGGGTGAGGGATGGCGTTGGTATTCAAGAACAACCTTTACCTACAACAGCCAGTTTACCTCCTAGTACTACGGCGGCAACAGCCGGTGATTCTTGGGTGTAA